The DNA region CTATAAACTTAAATAATGAAATAACTACATATCAAAAGGAGGTCCATATATATTTGTAGAAACGCTTCGTCTCCTTTAATTACAGTGACTTTTTGTTAGTTACCAATATATGAAGCACTAGTCTAAGCTAAGATGAACTCTAGCCGCTTTAATCATCATAaatttgtcttaagactttgaAAGTGTGCAGAGCGTTTCATTTCACGTATAGCAACGCACCAAAACATATAGTAGGTCATGTTATTACGTCCATCACTCACTATCGAGTACCAAACCGGTATATGTTAATTGTTATTAATGTTATTATGTATTTGTAACCCCAATTAAAACTTCAATTGGGGTTACAAATACATAACGGACAAGGCTTAAAATAAGGGCCTTGTATATGTTTCTTTCACAGAACTCTAGCCGCTTGTATCATCGATTAAAACGAACAATCGAACCAAAAGTGAGGTCTACAGTTCCCCTAAGAAATCGTACAACTCTCGTGGGCTTAAAATAAGGGCCTTGTATATGTTTCTTTCACATTATGGAGCTTctactaaaagtctaaaatttataaagtaaATTTCGTTTCAAGAGTTCTTGTATAAGCCTCTAAAATGTAACACGATGAGTCATCCCTTATCTTTAGGAAATTGTAACGATTTTGAATAAACCATATGTGTACTGTAATCTGTTTGCTTCTCTCCTTGAGAAGAACCTCGTGAACATGAAATGAATTGTATGGATAGTACTTGCGATATGATGAAAAGTCCTGATGTTACatcctttattaaaaaaaataaaaaaatgaattatgtggacattaatgattttatatgaaTGATTATCTACAAGAGATACACTCGATAAATAAGGGCACATCCGATTAAATTGCTATTTGGAAGTTAATGAATATTTACGAAATTTTActaacatattgtttaaataaaagGGAATTATATCAGGTGTAAAGTGTAATATAATTAGACGAAAATGGATAGACGTCCTATTTCCCCCGAGAGCTATGACATCGTATTGGATCTACCTAGAACTTCAACCTCTATGTCTTTCCGAATCAATAGTTGTAATCCTATTTCTCCACAAATTTGAATTTAATCAGTTTATGaactaaaccaataaaaaaccaCTTTAACCAGTATGAAATCAGTTTCGTTTGATTTAGAgagttttataataaaaaactaacaaaataaaaataaaaaataaaaataaaaattgaaatgacAATGGTTCGTCCCCTTCTCCGTCTTCTTCACTCTTCCCCTTCTTATTCCattccagattttttttttaaaatgagcTGAAGATTCAAATCCTATCAAAAATCTAAAGTATTCGACATTTCAAAGTTTCATACtcaaatgaaaaaagaaaatcaaacaaattgtACATGAATTCTCCAATTCCCAGAACATATGAGGGAAttagatggaaaaaaaaaacagagatataaCCAGACACATATTAGACAGAGCCCGACTAAATTCTCTAACCACCGCCGGGACATCAGTTTTAATGGCGAGCTGAGCAAATCCGTGTACCCAAGATTCGTAGCTTGCCTTCTTCGActtaagatatttttctttgacaTAACTTTGATCTGGAAAATTCGGTTGTAGATCGGGAAGAAGATGACTGTGATCGATCTTCTAACAGGAGTTGACTCCATCTGGGATATGTGGGGTTGTCTCGATTCAGGTTTAATCAAAGCCCTAGAAGATCCGATTATGAAGCAGACAAAGCGAAGATGaggaataagaaaaagagagaactaCTGCAAAATTGATCTATAGCCACTGTCATCGGAGCCGACATCACCAGTCACCAACAATGGAAGAGAGAAAGCCAAAGAAAgaagggaggaagaagaagaccatcGNttttttttttttttaattattcaatctattaattaattattaatttaattgttcTGAGTTTATATTAGGTTTAATCcggtttaatgtttttgttagttggttggaaaaattataaaccaacaATAAACCATATAAATCCGTATTAATGGGGAAATAGACGTAAACTTTGAAATCAAGGgagaaatagaaataaaactatCGATTCGGGGTAAAATAGGATTAGAACTATTGATTCAGGGAGACATAGGAAGAAGTTGAAGTTCTGGGTATATCTAGTACGATGTCATAGTTCTTGGAGGGGAAATAGGACGTCTATCCGATGAAAACATTCAGAAATTACATGTCTGTATGTAAAAATAGTAAGCAAAATTAGTGTTTTATTTTGTCACCAAATTAAATGGGCTTAAGGATTAATTAGTGCATGGTTCATATGATGCCGAGCTAAATTAGTATTAATCTATTAGAAGCATAGGGAATACTATATACATGCAGTCTTTATAGAAAAATTGGTAGAcgagaaagaaagtaaaaaaaaaaaaagacaaaacagaaacCATTGCtacccaaaaagaaagaaataaaaaaatccacaaaaaaagaaagataaaaaaaaaggcgaatagagaaaaataaataacgaGGGATTGGGCAAGGAAAGCGACAAGATGGACCACACTAGAAATCCACTGGATAAAGAATCTGACCAATTAAAACACTATTACGAGGATCATCTTCTGAACTCAACCAATCACATATCAGATAAGGCCTCAACGTGGGGTCTTAACTGAAGACATAAACACCCAAAAAGTgcatcaaataatttttataacttcAAAAATCCACTGACACAAAAGAGTACGCACTTCTTCCGGGACATCCTCTTCAATCTCAAACACTCACTGCCCAAATCCTTCTAGGACGacgacacacacaaaaaaaaaaagtcttactTGTAACGCAGAGCAATAATAGATTTCAATTNaaaaaaaaaaaagacaaaacagaaacCATTGCtacccaaaaagaaagaaataaaaaaatccacaaaaaaagaaagataaaaaaaaatgcgaatagagaaaaataaataacgaGGGATTGGGCAAGGAAAGCGACAAGATGGACCACACTAGAAATCCATTGGATAAAGAATCTGACCAATTAAAACACTATTACGAGGATCATCTTCTGAACTCAACCAATCACAAATCAGATAAGGCCTCAACGTGGGGTCTTAACCGAAGACATAAACACCCAAAAAGtgcataaaataatttttataacttcAAAAATCCACTGACACAAAAGAGTACGCACTTCTTCCGGGACATCCTCTTCAATCTCAAACACTCACTGCCCAAATCCTTCTAGGACGacgacacacacaaaaaaaaaaagtcttactTGTAACGCAGAGCAATAATAGATTTCAATTATTGAAACTGTTCTGTCGAAATCAAAGCTCTCGTGCTCTTGTCGTTGATGTTGGTTTTACAGTTTGTAAGAAGATGAAAAGTTTGGCGAATGCTGTTGGAGCGAAGACGGCGAGGGCTTGCGATAGCTGCGTGAAGAGACGGGCACGGTGGTACTGCGCGGCCGACGATGCTTTTCTTTGTCAATCTTGCGACAGTTTGGTCCACTCAGCAAACCCTCTCGCTCGCCGGCACGAGAGGGTCCGTTTGAAGACGGCCAGCCCGGCGGCCGTAAAGCATAGCAACCACTCGTCATCAGCTTCTCCTCCACACGAAGCCGCCACTTGGCATCACGGGTTCACTCGTAAAGCTCGGACGCCACGTGGCTCAGGTAAGAAGAACAATTTGTCGATTTTTCATGACTTGGTTCCGGAGATTAGTGTTGAGGATCAGACCGACAGCTATGAGCTAGAAGAGCAGCTGATCTGTCAAGTGCCTGTTCTCGATCCGTTGGTGGCTGAACAATTCTTGAACGACGTCGTCGCGCCGAAGATCGAGTTTCCTATGATAAGTGTGATGATCGATGAGGAGGAAGACAACGCTGAGAGTTGTCTTAATGGTTTTTTCCCGACCGACATGGAGCTTGAGGAGTTCGCTGCTGACGTGGAGACTCTGCTCGGTCGCGGGTTAGACACTGAGTCTTACGCCATGGAGGACCTAGGGTTTTCTAATACAGAGATGTTCAAAGTCGAAAAAGacgagattgaagaagaagaagtagaagaaaagaaagccATAAACATGGAAATattcgatgatgatgatcggaAAGACGTGGATGGAACGGTACCGTTTGAGCTAAGTTTTGATTACGAGTCGTCACACAAGACATCCGAAGAAGAGGTAATGAAGAATGTTGAAAGTAGTGGTGAATGCGTTGTTAAggtgaaggaggaagaagagaagaatgttCTGATGCTGAGACTAAACTACGACTCGGTTATATCTACTTGGGGAGGCCAAGGTCCACCGTGGACTTCGGGAGAGCCACCGGAACTAGACATAGACATTAGCAGTTGGCCACCTGTTTCCATGGtatgttatacatatatatattcattactCTTTAGGATTCCATTTCTTTCCTCCGGTGATAGCTAGTGAGTTTTATCTAATTTTGAATTGTGTGTTTTAGGGAGAATTTGGGGGAGATCAAAGTCATCAGAAGCAGTACGTTGGTGGATGTTTACCATCAAGTGGGTTTGGAGATGGAGGTAGAGAAGCTAGGGTTTCGAGGTacagagagaagaggaggacaAGGTTGTTTTCTAAGAAGATAAGGTACGAGGTACGTAAACTGAATGCGGAGAAAAGACCACGCATGAAAGGAAGATTCGTTAAGAGAGCCGCGCtcactgctgctgctgcaaatTCACCATTAGGTATTAACTACTGAATTGTGAATGTACTCGCGTTATATCTCACTTTACATATTTTagtgagtttttttcttctgcaaCGACAGAAGTTAATTTGGCACTTAATTGTGCTTCGCGGCTTGGTTTATGTACATAGAAGTGACCAATAATGTGACTTTtcttgtattataaatatagcaCTGATGTATATATTTGGTAATAAGAATGTGCAAAGGCATTTTGATTGTTGAAAATACTCTAGTTAAACATGCTTATGACCTCTCAATTCCTAATTTGAACGAACataacttctcaaaccaaaattaaccgATTACTCTTCTCAAACCGTTACTCGTATatagaagaagtgaagaacaaaGCGAATCAAAAGTAAGCCGGTAACATGTTTAAGGTCTATataccaaactaaaccaaacaaactatAGACCAAGactcatatattttaatttgaaatatatcaaagatttactattaaaatatttacttatattttgGTTACCCAAAATTAACCCgaagtcaaaaaaaaagtttgtggaCCGATCCGAAATATTTGAGTCTAATTTGTAAATGTAAATTATGTTccgtacaaaaaaaaatactaacaaaCCACACGAAACTAGTTGATCATCCTTAAAAACTTTACAATAATAATAGTTAAACagattctcaaaaaaaaaattggagcgTCTATTATAGTCTTAAAAGAATCAGAATTAGGATTTCATAATAAAATGTGGCTTGACAGCCAATTATAAGAAGCACAATGAACAAGTTAACCGTGAATCGTCGTTGTCCTTGCCAACTGATGTAGCATTTTTTTCTGTATAGTCCAAATTCCTTTTAAATTTCTATCTAAGATGAAAAATGGCTACTAACTACCACACAAGCGTATATTGGATTTGGATTAAATATCTATCGGCGTTAATATCATCATATCATTATCAGTGACCCGTTAATAATTTATATCTGTGGTACATAAGATATGTTAATTTTGGTGGTGCTAAATTTTTTGGTAAGATGGataatttcaaaaaagttttgtttggaagtgctatataatatggttaccTAAAGCTACTACGTAGAACAGGTAAATAAAGTATAGGTAATACATTAAATAGAGTTGTGAGaaatctttttgtctttgtcgTCGTAAGTGATTAAAAAGTCCAATTCATAGAAAGACAGGACACAACTAAAAGATGTAGAAGTCACATCGTAGGATGTTGTTATGTAGCATGAGAGTTGGGTCCGGACGAAGGAGCCcagagagagactgagagacATTGGCCTCATAAGTTAATCACATCCAACCTTCGATTTGCCGCTTCTTCTATTACAGTTACCGGATTAGATCCAATGAAAGATAAAATGTATGTACGTacttagttattttttttgggtcaacctGTACGTACTTAGTTATAAAAGTATTACATTGacgaatataatatttaaaagaaattatcatACTTTTGGTTTTctcctttatctttttttttcccccaaatatATTACATTGCGTTTACAAAGGCACCTAGTAAAATTTGGAAAGACTTCTTAAGATTAAAGAAGTGTCTTCCTAATTGACAAGAACAAGAACGAACCCTACTTGTTGTTTCCACTTCCCACTTGGGAAAAATGATAGAACCGAGATAGACAAATAAGGGGTAAAGGGCCATTTCATATCCGTACACCTTCCAAAAGTGTGAATTGCTGTCTGTACAAATTAAGAGTGTCAATTTAGATATGTACTCTAATACATTTCAAATCTCATATCTGTACTCACAAAATTGAGCCAATTGCACAGTTCACGTTAACggatttaagtcaaccgttagagatgctgactcagaaTCCACATGTGTATTGACGTGCCatcgaaaatgcaaaacgacgtcgttttgttatcttcccaaaaaaaatatcaaaaatccaCATCCGGTGGTTCGAACTCAAGACCTCACACGTGTTTAGCATAGGATGTAACCAGTTGATCCCACAACAATTCTCGATAGTATCCTACAAATTTATTCATATAAACATAAGGTAGCATCCATCGAAATCGAAAAAGATTGTGAGAAATCCATACTCTCGTGGGTCAAACCTGCATGCTTAGATATAAGTAGCGTAGGACATAACCAGTTGATCCCACAACAACACTCGATAATATCACACAAAAGTATCTTTATAATATCTTCTCCAG from Camelina sativa cultivar DH55 chromosome 3, Cs, whole genome shotgun sequence includes:
- the LOC104776699 gene encoding zinc finger protein CONSTANS-LIKE 16, coding for MKSLANAVGAKTARACDSCVKRRARWYCAADDAFLCQSCDSLVHSANPLARRHERVRLKTASPAAVKHSNHSSSASPPHEAATWHHGFTRKARTPRGSGKKNNLSIFHDLVPEISVEDQTDSYELEEQLICQVPVLDPLVAEQFLNDVVAPKIEFPMISVMIDEEEDNAESCLNGFFPTDMELEEFAADVETLLGRGLDTESYAMEDLGFSNTEMFKVEKDEIEEEEVEEKKAINMEIFDDDDRKDVDGTVPFELSFDYESSHKTSEEEVMKNVESSGECVVKVKEEEEKNVLMLRLNYDSVISTWGGQGPPWTSGEPPELDIDISSWPPVSMGEFGGDQSHQKQYVGGCLPSSGFGDGGREARVSRYREKRRTRLFSKKIRYEVRKLNAEKRPRMKGRFVKRAALTAAAANSPLGINY